One Etheostoma cragini isolate CJK2018 chromosome 6, CSU_Ecrag_1.0, whole genome shotgun sequence DNA window includes the following coding sequences:
- the LOC117945601 gene encoding C-C chemokine receptor type 1-like: MTDKGEIGSTTVDYAYYYDNSTENFGPCSNADLKDFVKVFLPTLYSLVFIHGFLGNGLVVCVLVKHRNQTNLTDICLFNLALSDLLFVFTLPFYSHYSVVGQWTFGDFMCRFTSGSHNTGFFSSIFFMVVMTLDRYVVIMHTNKVVRYRTVSLGIAMTVSVWVLSLCVSLPVIIFTKVTNDSQEQACRYTPNEAWSSYHTLTINILGLVIPLLVMIVCYSRIIPILVNMRSAKKHRVIKLIVSIVIVFFMFWAPYNISIFLEFLKSKDVLPISCEMESNLRLSLTVTETFAYTHCCLNPIIYAFVGQKFMKRALQLLRKWVPGILLPSTRDLSDSSYRKSSNMSRSSVTSNLIM, encoded by the exons ATGACAG ATAAAGGAGAAATTGGAAGCACAACTGTAGATTATGCATATTATTATGACAACTCTACAGAAAACTTTGGTCCTTGCAGTAACGCCGATTTGAAGGATTTTGTCAAGGTGTTTCTGCCAACTCTCTATAGCTTGGTTTTCATCCACGGCTTCCtag GCAATGGCCTAGTGGTGTGTGTCCTGGTGAAGCATCGCAACCAGACCAACTTGACAGACATCTGCCTCTTCAACCTGGCTCTCTCCGACCTCCTCTTTGTCTTCACGCTGCCTTTCTACTCCCACTACTCTGTGGTCGGACAATGGACTTTTGGAGACTTTATGTGCCGTTTCACTTCTGGCTCCCATAACACTGGGTTCTTCAGCAGCATCTTCTTCATGGTTGTCATGACGCTGGACCGCTACGTGGTCATCATGCACACTAATAAGGTGGTCCGCTATCGCACTGTGAGTTTAGGCATCGCTATGACGGTGTCCGTCTGGGTGCTGAGCTTGTGTGTCTCTCTACCGGTTATTATCTTCACAAAAGTGACGAATGATTCTCAAGAGCAGGCTTGTAGATATACCCCAAACGAAGCCTGGAGCAGTTATCACACCTTGACGATTAATATATTGGGTCTTGTGATTCCCTTGCTGGTGATGATAGTTTGCTACTCCAGGATCATCCCCATACTGGTGAACATGAGGAGTGCAAAGAAGCACCGCGTCATCAAGCTGATTGTCTCTATAGTGATTGTCTTTTTCATGTTCTGGGCCCCTTataacatttccattttcttgGAGTTTCTGAAATCTAAAGATGTATTGCCGATCAGTTGTGAGATGGAATCAAATTTAAGGCTGTCACTAACAGTGACTGAGACCTTTGCTTACACTCACTGCTGCCTGAACCCCATCATATACGCCTTTGTGGGACAAAAGTTCATGAAACGAGCCTTGCAGCTGTTGAGGAAATGGGTGCCTGGGATTCTCCTTCCCTCCACCAGAGATCTGTCTGATAGCTCATACAGGAAAAGCTCAAACATGTCCAGGTCCTCTGTCACCTCTAATCTCATCATGTAG